From a single Chloroflexota bacterium genomic region:
- a CDS encoding zinc-binding dehydrogenase, producing MKRLAKPAGRYNLAFEEVPIPEPGPTEVRVKAVRSLISRGSEIGRRYTRDEAIDPQMMGYSMSGIVDAVGESVTHLDVGDRVVISAPHADYVVRDATISSPENRPLVYPIDPAVDFDAAPYWSLVSGCVTWAVGEEAEPTDTVVIVGQGLVGSLLLQVHKANGIRRVVAIDALDLRCDFADKLGADVVINAAHEDPVEAVHKLTGGLGAEIVVYAVGGPAGPKAFDQSLDMLARGGLLHLVGRYEDAPLPFWSHKFAGKRMFEGYYIRSKGIAESKRGMDLLATGAIDTDLMTTHRFAFSDAPAAFDLLHRRAGETLGVLLDWTLEDT from the coding sequence ATGAAGCGTCTGGCGAAACCGGCCGGTCGCTACAACCTGGCGTTCGAAGAGGTTCCGATCCCCGAGCCTGGCCCAACCGAGGTCAGGGTCAAGGCCGTCCGCAGCCTCATCAGCCGCGGCTCGGAGATTGGCCGGCGCTACACCCGCGACGAAGCCATCGATCCCCAGATGATGGGCTACTCGATGTCCGGCATCGTGGACGCCGTCGGCGAATCCGTCACGCACCTCGATGTCGGCGACCGCGTCGTGATCTCGGCGCCGCACGCGGATTACGTGGTGCGGGATGCAACGATCAGCTCACCCGAAAACCGGCCGCTCGTATATCCCATCGATCCAGCGGTCGACTTCGACGCCGCGCCCTATTGGTCGCTCGTCAGCGGCTGCGTCACCTGGGCCGTCGGCGAGGAAGCTGAGCCAACCGACACCGTCGTCATCGTCGGCCAGGGCCTGGTCGGCAGCCTGCTGCTCCAGGTGCACAAGGCCAACGGCATCCGCCGCGTGGTGGCCATCGACGCGCTGGACCTCCGCTGCGACTTTGCAGACAAGCTCGGCGCCGACGTCGTGATCAACGCCGCCCACGAGGACCCCGTAGAGGCCGTCCACAAGCTCACCGGCGGCCTGGGCGCCGAGATCGTGGTCTACGCCGTCGGCGGCCCGGCCGGACCCAAGGCCTTCGACCAGAGCCTGGATATGCTCGCGCGCGGCGGCTTGCTCCACCTGGTCGGTCGCTACGAGGACGCGCCGCTCCCCTTCTGGAGCCACAAGTTCGCCGGCAAGCGCATGTTCGAGGGCTACTACATCCGCTCCAAGGGCATCGCGGAGTCCAAGCGGGGCATGGACCTGCTGGCCACCGGCGCCATCGACACCGATCTGATGACCACCCACCGGTTTGCGTTCAGCGACGCGCCCGCGGCCTTCGACCTGCTCCATCGGCGAGCCGGCGAGACCCTCGGCGTGCTGCTCGACTGGACGCTTGAGGACACATAG
- a CDS encoding zinc-binding dehydrogenase: protein MKRMAKPEGRGNVMLEDAPIPDPGYGQVRVKAVRSLISRGSEIGRRYVMDEAIDPQMMGYSMAGFVDALGEGVEHLNIGDRVGAVAPHAQYVVCAAIPEVQDKIPEIFPLTPGVTWDQAPYWMLGASAVRWVDIAPFERDNVIVVLGQGLVGSLMLQVMREIDAGRLVAVDAAPLRCELAADLGADHVINAAEEDPVAAVRRLSSGVGAELVVYAVGGPAGPRAFEQGMDMLSSGGTLHLIGKYEHQILPLTSDVIQGRRILGGYFGGQWHTGSARRALALLESGAIDADRMTTHHFPYARAPEAFHLLHDHTDQTLGVLIDWDVDES from the coding sequence ATGAAGCGAATGGCAAAGCCCGAGGGACGGGGCAACGTGATGCTCGAGGACGCCCCCATCCCGGACCCGGGCTACGGGCAAGTCCGCGTCAAGGCCGTGCGCAGCCTCATCAGCCGCGGCTCTGAAATCGGCCGGCGGTACGTCATGGACGAGGCCATCGACCCGCAGATGATGGGCTATTCCATGGCCGGTTTTGTGGACGCGCTGGGCGAAGGCGTTGAGCACTTGAACATTGGCGACCGCGTGGGCGCCGTCGCGCCCCACGCGCAATACGTCGTGTGCGCCGCGATCCCGGAAGTGCAGGACAAGATCCCCGAGATATTTCCGCTCACGCCCGGCGTCACCTGGGATCAGGCGCCCTACTGGATGCTCGGAGCGTCCGCCGTTCGTTGGGTCGACATCGCTCCGTTCGAGCGCGACAACGTCATCGTCGTCCTGGGTCAGGGCCTGGTCGGCAGCCTCATGCTCCAGGTCATGCGCGAAATCGACGCCGGGCGGCTTGTCGCGGTGGACGCCGCGCCCTTGCGCTGCGAGCTTGCCGCCGACCTAGGCGCGGACCACGTGATCAACGCCGCCGAGGAAGACCCCGTGGCGGCGGTCAGGCGGCTCAGCAGCGGCGTCGGCGCCGAGCTGGTCGTCTACGCCGTGGGCGGACCTGCCGGCCCGCGGGCCTTCGAGCAGGGCATGGACATGCTCTCCAGCGGCGGCACGCTGCATCTCATCGGCAAATACGAGCATCAGATCCTGCCGCTCACCTCCGACGTGATCCAGGGACGGCGCATCCTGGGCGGCTACTTCGGCGGCCAGTGGCACACCGGATCGGCGCGGCGGGCGCTGGCGCTGCTTGAGTCGGGCGCCATCGACGCCGACCGCATGACCACCCACCACTTCCCCTACGCGCGGGCGCCCGAGGCTTTCCACCTGCTCCACGACCACACCGACCAGACCCTGGGCGTCTTGATCGACTGGGACGTGGACGAGAGCTAG
- a CDS encoding DSD1 family PLP-dependent enzyme, protein MMLANRLSLSLDRRALSLPEAPWPRTLVVAGMAAVLAYGATRVFAIQPAAGAVMLGMLAMAAAQVGTRPGPALAVGVVAAIWNDLAALPHALAGFVGPALVIELWTAFLRVRPRMPLRRKVVGDLCLMSLALGSPVAIGFATGPGYVDLDAVPDFRRYLVDLTAIGLAYLSLLAAVTVVLARGVRWLQLRRRRLRTYTEDLAKQSAERSQQAVRASASLLPRAPAGVAIPFVRQEPRHTLVDRPPRTIDEIDTPAAIIDLDLVNQNIKTLEDFVRFRPVHSRPHAKTHKTPAIGRLQVQAGAVGLTCAKVGEAEAMVDGGIEDVLIANQVVGPIKIERMCRLADRARVAVEVDDPANVDEISAAAQRHGVTIGVVVEIDVGGPRAGVPPYEPALALARRIMDRPGLEFTGLMAYEGHTVGIVDRDERDAAARAALAPVIETRNLCEAEGIPVREVTGGATNTFDITGTINGWTELQAGTYVTMDAWFRPHAGHAFTQAFWILTSVTSRTKPGYVHLDGGRKSIAFEPSGFPVIDDPEGLEIEVVAEEHLHVKMLDGAPDLRPGDHVRVTPWHGCGTFNLHNTLYVLQDDEVVDIWPISGRGRFT, encoded by the coding sequence ATGATGCTCGCCAACCGCCTGAGCCTTTCGCTCGATCGACGGGCCTTGTCGCTGCCCGAGGCGCCGTGGCCACGAACGCTGGTCGTCGCCGGCATGGCCGCCGTGCTGGCGTACGGCGCCACGCGGGTCTTCGCGATCCAGCCGGCGGCCGGCGCCGTGATGCTGGGAATGCTGGCCATGGCCGCCGCACAGGTCGGCACGCGACCCGGACCTGCGCTGGCCGTGGGGGTGGTTGCCGCCATCTGGAACGACCTCGCCGCGCTGCCGCACGCGCTGGCGGGATTCGTGGGCCCGGCCCTCGTCATCGAGTTGTGGACGGCCTTCCTTCGGGTTCGACCACGCATGCCGCTGCGGCGGAAGGTCGTGGGCGACCTGTGCCTCATGTCCCTCGCGCTCGGCAGCCCCGTCGCCATCGGCTTTGCCACGGGTCCCGGCTACGTCGACCTGGACGCCGTCCCCGACTTCCGTCGCTACCTCGTCGACCTCACCGCCATCGGGCTGGCCTATTTGAGCCTGCTCGCGGCGGTTACCGTCGTGCTGGCGCGCGGGGTCCGCTGGCTGCAACTTCGTAGGCGGCGTCTGCGGACCTACACCGAAGACTTGGCCAAGCAAAGCGCCGAGCGTTCGCAGCAAGCCGTGCGGGCCTCGGCGAGCCTGCTTCCGCGCGCGCCGGCGGGCGTCGCGATACCCTTCGTGCGCCAGGAACCGAGGCACACGCTCGTGGACCGTCCTCCGCGCACCATCGACGAGATCGACACGCCCGCCGCCATCATCGACCTCGACCTCGTCAATCAGAACATCAAGACCCTTGAGGACTTCGTGCGTTTCCGTCCGGTGCACTCGCGTCCCCACGCCAAGACTCACAAGACCCCGGCCATCGGCCGACTGCAAGTTCAGGCCGGAGCGGTGGGCCTCACCTGCGCCAAGGTCGGCGAGGCCGAGGCCATGGTCGATGGCGGCATCGAGGACGTCCTCATCGCCAACCAGGTCGTCGGCCCGATCAAGATCGAGCGCATGTGCCGGCTCGCCGACCGGGCTCGAGTCGCCGTGGAAGTGGACGACCCCGCCAACGTCGATGAGATCTCGGCGGCGGCGCAGCGCCACGGCGTGACCATCGGCGTCGTCGTCGAGATTGACGTCGGTGGACCCCGCGCCGGCGTGCCGCCCTATGAGCCCGCCCTCGCCCTCGCCCGCCGCATCATGGACCGACCGGGACTGGAGTTCACCGGCCTCATGGCCTACGAGGGCCACACCGTGGGCATCGTGGACCGGGATGAGCGAGATGCCGCCGCCCGCGCCGCCCTGGCGCCGGTCATCGAGACTCGCAATCTGTGCGAGGCCGAGGGCATCCCCGTCCGCGAGGTCACCGGCGGGGCCACGAATACCTTTGACATCACTGGCACGATCAACGGCTGGACCGAGCTGCAGGCCGGCACCTACGTCACCATGGACGCTTGGTTCCGTCCCCACGCCGGCCACGCCTTCACCCAGGCCTTCTGGATCCTCACCAGCGTCACCAGCCGGACCAAGCCGGGATACGTGCACCTCGACGGCGGGCGCAAGTCGATTGCCTTCGAGCCCAGCGGATTCCCCGTGATCGACGACCCGGAAGGCCTTGAGATCGAGGTCGTCGCCGAGGAGCACCTGCATGTGAAGATGCTCGACGGCGCTCCCGACCTGCGGCCCGGCGATCACGTGCGGGTGACGCCCTGGCACGGCTGCGGCACGTTCAACCTGCATAACACGCTTTACGTGCTGCAGGACGACGAGGTCGTGGATATCTGGCCCATCAGCGGACGCGGGCGGTTTACCTAG
- a CDS encoding DNA-3-methyladenine glycosylase, with translation MRHLRRADAVLARLVDECGPYTPRSPGDPYEALIRSIMFQQLAGAAASAILGRLLALYGSDERYPTPEELLATTDEQFRAAGVSRQKAGYLRDLAQHLQDGRLDLRTLAASDDAEVIERLTVVRGVGVWTAQMFLMFQLGRLDVLPVGDLGVRRGMQLAYGLDETPSPAEATAIGEPWSPYRSVGAWYMWRAADIRTPGA, from the coding sequence ATGCGGCATTTGCGCCGGGCAGACGCGGTGCTCGCGCGCCTTGTCGACGAGTGCGGGCCGTACACGCCGCGCTCCCCCGGCGATCCCTACGAGGCGCTGATTCGCAGCATCATGTTCCAGCAGCTCGCTGGGGCGGCGGCCAGCGCCATCTTGGGCCGCCTGCTGGCGCTCTACGGGTCGGACGAGAGATATCCGACCCCGGAAGAGCTGTTGGCGACGACCGACGAGCAGTTTCGCGCCGCGGGCGTGTCCCGACAGAAGGCCGGATACCTGCGCGACCTGGCGCAGCATCTTCAGGACGGACGGCTAGATTTGCGGACGCTGGCGGCGAGCGACGACGCGGAAGTCATCGAGCGGCTCACGGTGGTTCGAGGCGTCGGGGTGTGGACCGCGCAGATGTTCCTGATGTTTCAGCTGGGCCGGCTGGACGTGCTGCCGGTGGGGGACCTGGGCGTGCGGCGTGGGATGCAGCTCGCCTATGGCCTGGACGAGACTCCATCTCCAGCCGAGGCGACGGCGATCGGCGAGCCGTGGTCCCCGTACCGCAGCGTGGGCGCGTGGTACATGTGGCGCGCGGCGGATATTCGTACGCCGGGGGCGTAG
- the groL gene encoding chaperonin GroEL (60 kDa chaperone family; promotes refolding of misfolded polypeptides especially under stressful conditions; forms two stacked rings of heptamers to form a barrel-shaped 14mer; ends can be capped by GroES; misfolded proteins enter the barrel where they are refolded when GroES binds), protein MPKQIVLAEEARQELSDGVEVIARAVRSTLGPKGRNVALGKKYSAPTITHDGVSVAEEIDLDDEFKDVGAQLIKEAASRTGESAGDGTTTATVLAQAVLTEALRSMAAGANAMMLRRGIDKAAQEVQYALRRQATPIQHRDEIANIAAIASGDDEIGELIAQAMDTVGREGAITVDESRGLETEIDHTEGMTFDKGYASPEFVTDRDNMQTVIEDPYILVTNSKPTHIHDLVPLLDQLNQAGKKEFVVISDELAGDPLAVLLVNNQRGNLNSLGVKAPGYGDRRKHMMEDIAILVGATCFGPEAGRKLEDATIDDLGQARRVICRKEETTIEGGKGRPASIQARLQQLKVEMEEAKSEYDRDQVEERRARLSGGVAVINVGAATEVELKEKKARVEDALAATRAAIERGVVPGGGVALLNAAGALDAVENETSGDEQAGVRALRLALAQPVRQLAHNSGLHGGVVINRIRRGQEEHQNPNYGLNVLTGEYGDLVEDGVIDPARVTESALKNGVSIANLILTTEVVVAETGFVPQEPPPGADAGMGGMGGMGGMGGMGGMGGMGGMGGMGGMGGMGGMGGF, encoded by the coding sequence ATGCCTAAGCAGATCGTGCTCGCCGAAGAAGCCCGCCAGGAACTCTCCGACGGCGTGGAGGTCATCGCCCGCGCGGTGCGCTCGACCTTGGGACCCAAGGGACGCAACGTGGCGCTGGGCAAGAAATACAGCGCCCCCACCATCACCCATGACGGCGTGAGCGTGGCCGAGGAGATTGACCTCGACGACGAGTTCAAGGACGTGGGCGCCCAGCTCATCAAGGAAGCGGCGAGCCGCACGGGCGAGTCCGCTGGTGACGGCACCACCACGGCCACCGTGCTGGCGCAGGCCGTGCTCACCGAGGCGCTGCGCAGCATGGCCGCCGGCGCCAACGCCATGATGCTGCGTCGCGGTATCGACAAGGCCGCCCAAGAGGTGCAGTACGCGCTCCGACGCCAGGCGACGCCGATCCAGCACCGCGACGAAATCGCCAACATCGCCGCCATCGCGTCCGGTGACGACGAGATCGGCGAGCTCATCGCGCAGGCCATGGACACCGTCGGGCGGGAAGGCGCCATCACGGTCGACGAGTCCAGGGGTCTCGAAACCGAGATCGACCACACCGAGGGCATGACCTTCGACAAGGGGTACGCCTCGCCCGAGTTCGTCACCGACCGCGACAACATGCAGACCGTCATCGAAGACCCCTACATCCTCGTCACCAACTCCAAGCCCACCCACATCCACGACCTCGTGCCCTTGCTCGATCAGTTGAATCAAGCGGGCAAGAAGGAGTTCGTGGTCATCAGCGACGAGCTCGCGGGTGACCCGCTGGCCGTGCTGCTGGTGAACAACCAGCGCGGAAATCTCAACTCGCTGGGCGTCAAGGCGCCGGGCTACGGCGATCGCCGCAAGCACATGATGGAAGACATCGCCATCCTCGTCGGCGCCACGTGCTTCGGACCGGAAGCGGGGCGCAAGCTCGAAGACGCCACCATCGACGACCTGGGGCAGGCGCGACGCGTGATCTGCCGCAAGGAAGAGACGACCATCGAAGGCGGCAAGGGCCGTCCAGCCTCCATCCAGGCGCGCCTCCAGCAGCTCAAGGTGGAGATGGAAGAAGCGAAGTCCGAGTACGACCGCGACCAGGTCGAGGAACGTCGGGCGCGGCTCTCCGGCGGCGTGGCCGTCATCAACGTCGGCGCCGCCACCGAAGTCGAGCTCAAGGAAAAGAAGGCCCGCGTCGAGGACGCCCTCGCGGCCACGCGAGCGGCGATCGAGAGGGGTGTGGTCCCCGGAGGCGGCGTGGCCTTGCTCAACGCCGCCGGCGCGCTGGACGCCGTCGAAAACGAGACCTCGGGCGATGAGCAAGCCGGCGTGCGGGCGCTTCGCCTCGCGCTGGCGCAGCCCGTGCGGCAGCTCGCCCACAATTCCGGCCTCCACGGCGGCGTCGTCATCAACAGGATCCGCCGCGGCCAGGAGGAGCACCAGAACCCGAACTACGGGCTCAACGTGCTCACCGGCGAATACGGCGATCTCGTCGAAGACGGCGTGATCGACCCGGCCAGGGTCACCGAGTCAGCCCTCAAGAACGGGGTCTCCATCGCCAACCTCATCCTCACCACCGAAGTCGTCGTCGCCGAGACCGGCTTCGTCCCCCAAGAGCCGCCACCCGGCGCCGACGCCGGCATGGGCGGTATGGGTGGCATGGGCGGTATGGGTGGTATGGGCGGCATGGGCGGCATGGGCGGAATGGGTGGCATGGGTGGTATGGGCGGCATGGGCGGTATGGGCGGCTTCTAA
- the trxB gene encoding thioredoxin-disulfide reductase encodes MYDIAILGSGPAGLTAAIYSARANLSTVVITGEMFGGQIATTNDVENYPGFSEIEGPELTMRMREQAEKFGAEMLVDTVTEIDVNGPPFTLTMLSGEIQARAVVVATGATARQLEVPGEQEYWGRGVSFCATCDGAFFKDVPLAVIGGGDSALQEALFLTRFASKVTVVHRRDQLRAGTYLRMRAEEDPKIEFLWNNVVESVEGDERGVTHLRLRDVNSGDGSDLPVEGMFVFIGHFPNTAMFEGKLDMTDDGYVVSDRRMHTSVEGIFVAGEAQDHYFRQAITGAGEGCMAAMEAEKFVAGLEGADAGVPVEAAAVG; translated from the coding sequence ATGTACGACATCGCGATCTTAGGCTCAGGACCGGCGGGTCTCACGGCCGCCATCTACAGCGCGCGCGCGAATCTCTCCACGGTGGTGATCACCGGCGAGATGTTCGGCGGGCAGATCGCCACGACCAATGACGTCGAAAACTACCCCGGGTTTTCCGAAATCGAGGGGCCCGAGCTCACGATGCGGATGCGCGAGCAGGCTGAGAAGTTCGGCGCCGAGATGCTGGTGGACACGGTCACCGAAATCGACGTGAACGGTCCGCCCTTCACCCTGACCATGCTCTCCGGCGAGATCCAGGCGCGTGCGGTGGTCGTGGCCACCGGTGCGACGGCGCGGCAGCTCGAAGTTCCGGGCGAGCAGGAGTATTGGGGTCGCGGCGTGTCGTTCTGCGCCACGTGCGACGGCGCGTTCTTCAAGGACGTTCCGCTGGCCGTGATCGGCGGCGGCGACAGCGCGCTGCAAGAAGCGCTGTTTCTCACGCGATTCGCTTCCAAAGTCACGGTCGTCCACCGCCGCGACCAATTGCGCGCCGGGACCTATCTGCGCATGCGCGCCGAAGAGGACCCGAAGATCGAGTTTCTGTGGAACAACGTGGTCGAGTCGGTCGAGGGCGACGAGCGCGGCGTCACGCACCTGCGACTGCGCGACGTCAACTCCGGAGATGGGAGTGACTTGCCCGTTGAAGGCATGTTCGTGTTCATCGGGCACTTCCCCAACACGGCGATGTTCGAGGGAAAGCTCGATATGACCGACGACGGCTACGTGGTGTCCGACCGGCGCATGCACACGAGCGTCGAGGGCATCTTCGTGGCCGGCGAGGCCCAGGACCACTATTTCCGCCAGGCCATCACCGGGGCCGGCGAGGGCTGCATGGCGGCGATGGAGGCGGAGAAGTTCGTGGCCGGGCTCGAGGGCGCGGACGCCGGCGTGCCCGTGGAGGCCGCGGCGGTCGGCTAG
- a CDS encoding prolipoprotein diacylglyceryl transferase: MFAIEIPWDPDLFALGDFRFTWHSLWAVIGIIVGVFVARRLARRSTITTDEVTTLALWGVAASIVAARALYVIDNWELEFAHDFASIFKLNQGGITVWGAIIGGTIGVGGAAWWMRLPVRTALDIGAPGTIFGMGIGRIGDLINGEHHALASNLPWAVSYTHPNTLGQGPVRPQIEGFPVHPATTYEMLGDFVIFAVALWLVFRFMGNLYTYWFVVAGYSALRLGLQFLRLDQHVLFAGLQQSQVIGIIGLVVSAYWTLRHLWQRRVAAKASAPAPPRPPRPR; encoded by the coding sequence GTGTTCGCCATTGAGATCCCGTGGGACCCGGACCTGTTCGCCCTTGGCGACTTCCGGTTCACATGGCATTCCCTCTGGGCAGTCATCGGCATCATCGTGGGCGTGTTCGTCGCGCGGCGCTTAGCGCGCCGCTCGACCATCACCACCGACGAGGTAACCACCCTCGCCCTCTGGGGCGTGGCCGCCAGCATCGTGGCGGCGCGCGCCCTCTACGTCATTGACAACTGGGAGCTCGAGTTCGCCCACGACTTCGCCAGCATCTTCAAGCTCAACCAGGGCGGCATCACCGTGTGGGGCGCGATCATCGGCGGAACCATCGGCGTGGGCGGCGCCGCGTGGTGGATGCGCCTCCCCGTGCGCACCGCGCTGGACATCGGCGCGCCGGGAACCATCTTCGGCATGGGCATCGGACGCATCGGCGACCTCATCAACGGCGAGCACCACGCCCTGGCCTCCAACCTGCCCTGGGCGGTGTCCTACACCCACCCCAACACGCTCGGCCAGGGTCCCGTTCGACCGCAGATCGAAGGCTTTCCCGTTCACCCGGCCACGACCTACGAAATGCTCGGGGACTTCGTGATCTTCGCCGTGGCCTTGTGGCTCGTCTTCCGATTCATGGGCAACCTCTACACCTATTGGTTCGTCGTCGCCGGCTACAGCGCGCTGCGGTTGGGTCTGCAGTTCCTGAGGCTCGACCAGCACGTGCTGTTCGCCGGGCTGCAGCAGTCGCAGGTGATCGGAATCATCGGTCTTGTCGTGAGCGCGTATTGGACACTTCGTCACCTGTGGCAGCGGCGAGTTGCCGCCAAGGCGTCCGCGCCGGCCCCGCCGCGACCGCCGCGCCCACGATGA